Genomic DNA from Halorussus rarus:
TTGAGGTAGACGTCCACGTCGAGGATGCCGTCCTCGAACTCGACGGTCACGTCGACGTCCGTGACCGCCGATTTCTTCAGCCGCGAGAAAATCAGCCCTTCGGCCGCTTCGGCGGCCGTGCGGACGATCTCGTCGTCGCTCGGCATCTACGCGCCGCCGGGGCCGCCGCCCATGCCCGGTCCCTGCGGGCCGCCGGGGCCGCCACCGCCGCCGAGCATGTTCTGGAGCTCCGACTGGAGGCTCTCGAACTGCTCCTGGACGCGCTCCTCCTGCTTCTCGAGGGTCTCGACCCGGATCTCGAGGCTGTCGACCTTCTCATCGAGGTCGTCCTGGGCCTGGTCGAAGTCGGTCTTGACGAGCAGCTCGCCGACCTCGCGGTACATCGTGGTGTCCTCGTCGATGTCGTCGAGCTCGTCGAGCGCGGT
This window encodes:
- a CDS encoding DUF3194 domain-containing protein; translation: MPSDDEIVRTAAEAAEGLIFSRLKKSAVTDVDVTVEFEDGILDVDVYLNAPDAPNEEQIAEDAALTARSAVDDLFAEAEDADTDTDAD
- a CDS encoding prefoldin subunit beta, which translates into the protein MQGNLPPEAQEKLEELQDLQETAQQVAVQKNQAETQLNEAQTALDELDDIDEDTTMYREVGELLVKTDFDQAQDDLDEKVDSLEIRVETLEKQEERVQEQFESLQSELQNMLGGGGGPGGPQGPGMGGGPGGA